tattaattgagTTGATACTTTTTTCCTCGTTCAAATCATGTTCTACTATttcaatttcactttttacaTCTTTATCAAGATTTCTGGAAATTGCAAAGTCATGTTTCACTTTTTTCCTTcgacatttcatatttttcttgtgCAACTTCGTTTTACATtgtaatttcttcttatttatacTGTGACTTGTGAAAAAATGGCAAACGATTTCTCTTTGTTTCGTGTATAAATTTCCACAAAACATACAGATCATAATCCCGTTAATAGTGTCTGAATTTAagagtttttccttttttggtaATCctacaaagaaaattataataaggttttgaagatttcaaatttatgtatatGAAACAACAAGCTTCCATAAATGAGTTTCAAATAGATGATTAATCAGTATGAAAATACTCCAAACACAACAAAAATGCACATTCTTGTTTTATCATCTGAGGTGTACCCACTTGCCTTCTGTTCATTATTCTAAATACTAAAATAACAGGTTTTAAATACATTGCGATTTCTTACTTATCAGATTCTGCATATCTGAAGAAGTACCATGTTtcttattatcaatatttatttgactATAATAATTGTCTTCATACTTCTTTGGTATTATCATTTAAGAAAGTTGGGTTATTATCTAAGTCTACATTTGGAGTATAAGACATCCATATTAGGATATAAtactttaaaacaattttcattttcattcactGAATTATCTTCACTTTCACTTTAAATCTTCTTATGTCATTTATGTAGaacaattttatagattcaCCAGTTGACGCCAAATATGAGTTGTAACTCATGCAACAAACTATTCTATCTTTCTGTCACAAcctattatatttattttctacaaagacaaattttacaatttcattttaagaaaataacttAATTTTCGAAGGATGTCAggttgaaaatgtttttgttttttggaccAAGGCTTTAATAAATTGTATCTTGTTCCAagacatattttaataattgtctGATGGAGACAACCCAGTAGAAGTAGAAGGAGAAGTTTTCTAAACtattcaaaattgtatttttacttatttgacTTTTCCTCtcaaaaaatccttttttgagtaTTTGAAAACCCTTTTCCCATAATCCATTACTCTGTGGATGTTTAGGTGGTATTCTAATAAACTTAATTCCATTAGCATGACTAAAAGATATAAACTTGTAAGAATTTCTGAAAGGTGGTCCGTTATATGAGACTAGCTCAACAGGTAACCcaaaaactgtaaatatttgtttcaatttcaaaatcgACCCTTTAATATTTGTGCCTTCTTTCATGAGTTTTACTTCACACATGTTTGACTTGTCATctactaatttcaaaaaagtaaagctgtttaattgaaaaaaatcaatatttactcTATAGAAGTTCTGAGGTGCAGTAGGCCATAGGAGAAGTACAGATTATTTTATGCAATTTTGTGTTGGCTGACAAGTGTCACACGAATCAATCAACTTCTCAATATCTTCATTTATTCCAGGCCACCAACAATATGATCTAATTAGGATTTTGGTACTAACAATACCAATGTGCTGCTCATGAAGTAATCCAAGAAAACCAGCTAGtaatagttttgaaattatgattttattatcGGCTGTTAAACAACTATTGTCACCAGATCAGTTATGGGATTTAACCATCCTGTTAAAAGTCAAATCAAGAGCTTTTAATAAAGTTATGTAAAGTCTTTAATGAATAAAACTGTGTATAAAGTTCTAACCAAGAGTCTTATGTCAACACACGGCATTTGGTTGTAAATGATGTAGGATTAGCggtttactttttatttttcaactttttaattCCTCTTGCATAATATGAAGAATACTGGGACATCAGTTTGAAggtattatatttgaaattgatttaattttttttctaaataatcagtACTAAAGATGACTAcaagtatcaaaataaaaataagattttgtAAAAGGTGCTACTGTTAAAATAGTAGATAAAACTTACTATTTTTAATGAGAAAGCTACTACTGCTATAAAATAGGCAGCATCTAAATGATAAATACTAAGTGTGACTCACCTTTTGATTTCATTCGCCTTCCCGAATAtcctttgaaatatttaaatttatttcgaaatatggGTACATTAACCTTATCAAAACTGTCTTGTCCTGCTACAACTATAGATTCTTCAAGTAACTGAACTGAGTTTACTTCgtcatttatttcttgtttaataGTATTCATGTTAGTGTTTACATATTCAAAAGCGACTCCATCATCAATCAATTCTTGTTTAACATCTGCATttgaaacaaaatcattttgaatatcaatttcttctttaactTTGTGCTCCATTTCCATTTGGCCTAGATTATACcacattaataaataaataaaacaaaatttaaacagAAAAGCCAAGCAAACTACAACTTATAACACAATATAGAAATacattcttcttctatttctatgTCTTCTAAATGTCTATTTTAGTAAGTCACCCAATGAGAATCAACCATTGAATAAAGGTGCGTGTCCATCCGAGATTAATACTCTCGCGAGTTGCTCTCGAGACTGTTTCAAAACCAATCACACTCTTGAGAGTAGATATCTGAGTGTGTCGCGGCTATCAGCGACTAGACTTGTTAAGACATGCTCCCAAGTGGATATGTCATTTCTTTACTAcatacttttataaataaaaacctatTCAAATCCAAtgcaaatttggaaaatgtgtTCTTTAACAACcaaaataaaatgagttttaCTTGGATGCTTAAGACACACTTTAATATATCTATCAATGTTTATTgcacatatatgtaatactatatggacagttggtatgggaaaaaacgtccctacgttacggtgccgacagtATTcgttttctctctcgttcgagacactttatctatactgcgcatgcttgagaatgcgcagaaccgaggtggaacctcggaggatacaGAAATCGTTACCATTCTTCTCTTTAAATTCAGCGGAATCAATCAAACTTCaccaaaatcaaaaataagatGCGTTCggtattatattttcattcatagCGCCTCTGATGCATTTTATAAATAGTCGCGAGTtgtttatatcattatttttagaaataatttctaggaaagtcttcTTTGTTGCGTTGATTTTCTAGAattcttgagaaatttgttTTGGGTATGTATGCCAGTGAAATAAAACTACTCACTTTTCATGAAAACGCTCtttattttctatcaacatGTCTGATATTAAACTGAGGcacacattttttgatatactGACTTTTGCCAAAATTCAgaacatttttcaaacaaaactttACAATACTTTTCGTCATAGTCGACATATATTACATGTATAGActtagatatttcaaaatctgGATAAGCAATACAAAAAACTGCTTTATTCTTCTTCGCAAAATGCATCTGCATCTGTAACTGGGCTCTATACTGATTTGCAGGCCGGCCATCGGTAAAATATGTTGCGAATGTTTTCTCGTTAGCCGGGCATTTAATTTCCAGAGTGTATTCATCGCTTAAGCCATCTGATGAAGCCGCAAAGATCGGCAGGTCCCTATCCAATAGTAATCCACACttttcgaatttaatttttgtttgtcgTCCAAGTTCAGCCAAAACCAATGCTTTAAATTTTCTTCCTCGTTGCCTATCTACTGAATCTACTTGGTTATATGCGCCAAGAATTCTTTCAACAAGACACCCATCTAAAATTTCACAACGGGCAACTTGGTGAGCTATGGAGGCAGTAATGCGACCATAACGTAGTTCGTACCACAATGGACAGCCGGCTTGATCGGTGGTGAGTTTTGAAACTTCACAGCAAGCACTTGAAGTCATACGATCCGAAcagtatttaataaataattcaaaatccgAAATACGTGCTCCCGTGCTTTTAAAAGCATGAAATAATCTGTGCAAAGAAAGTTGAACAGCATTTGACGGGTCGTAAAAGTAGTTACCTAGTTGAGTATTTAACGACCTTTTTTTTGACTCTTCCACTACGGCCCTTAAAAAGCTCCCGTCGGTAGGTTCGTCGGAAGTTATTTTCTTCgcaatatcttttgtttttgaatatttaaccGACGTATTTACTGAAGATAATTTCGATTTCAACCGAGAGCACTTCACCGACGTTGAATCTGGTTCTTCGCTTCGTCTGTGAAGCCAGGACAGCGATGCAATAGCATGCTCGCAACCCCCAGCACTTGCTGCGCAATCGTCACAATCAACACTTTGTACCGCAGAATCTTTCTCGTGGTACGTTAAGGTGACATGGTACGGTGACTTACGACCCTCATGTTCCGGAGTGATACGCGCTTTAACTGTGCAAACATCGCCTTCTCTTTTGACCTGCACATATCCTATAGCAACATTGCCATAAGACTTTCTAATTAAcctgtaaaataattttagtaaatataagatgttatacatttataattaGTCGCCAAAATATGCTCACACGGTTAATGTGTAAGCTAACTGTGTAATTATTTTGGTCCGCGAAAATAACCCCCAGTGTTGTacttttttgtcaatattatttGTGAACCTGCCCTCTAGGACGCAACTGGCAATCAAATTTGACGGATCGGATAGTGCTAACTC
The sequence above is drawn from the Diorhabda carinulata isolate Delta chromosome 6, icDioCari1.1, whole genome shotgun sequence genome and encodes:
- the LOC130895460 gene encoding uncharacterized protein LOC130895460 isoform X1, translated to MFNNSVFWNMDIKQELSDDLDETAFPNVNNEINIKQEIHDELNKGEIFGSSIVASKTKRHSSLKLNIPNIRNKFKYPGRRTKSKGHLKIRQHSNRGLMICEFCGNLYTKLGEYVCHSSTNHCVNKKKSKYKKSCRRRRVTAYAISRNRNEDVKNEIEIDEHTVKEEEDVRSNDNFELIRKSYGNVAIGYVQVKREGDVCTVKARITPEHEGRKSPYHVTLTYHEKDSAVQSVDCDDCAASAGGCEHAIASLSWLHRRSEEPDSTSVKCSRLKSKLSSVNTSVKYSKTKDIAKKITSDEPTDGSFLRAVVEESKKRSLNTQLGNYFYDPSNAVQLSLHRLFHAFKSTGARISDFELFIKYCSDRMTSSACCEVSKLTTDQAGCPLWYELRYGRITASIAHQVARCEILDGCLVERILGAYNQVDSVDRQRGRKFKALVLAELGRQTKIKFEKCGLLLDRDLPIFAASSDGLSDEYTLEIKCPANEKTFATYFTDGRPANQYRAQLQMQMHFAKKNKAVFCIAYPDFEISKSIHVIYVDYDEKYCKVLFEKCSEFWQKSVYQKMCASV